In the Gossypium raimondii isolate GPD5lz chromosome 9, ASM2569854v1, whole genome shotgun sequence genome, one interval contains:
- the LOC105798719 gene encoding 65-kDa microtubule-associated protein 3, with protein sequence MPTPKIDPLLQVETTCGTLLYELQIIWDEVGETDVDRDKMLLELERECLEVYRRKVDQANRCRAQLRQTIADSEAELAAICSAMGERPVHIRQSDQNAGSLKEELSKILPQLEEMKKRKIERRNQFVEVLEQIQKITNEIYGSTESFSSKTIVDETDLSLRKLEELHRQLHELQTEKSDRLKQVQDYLSMLNELCSVMGMDFKQTVDEIHPTLSDPKGFRSISSNTIEQLATLIKKLREVKIQRMQRLQDLATTMLELWNLMDTPIEEQQMFQNVTCNVAASEHEITEPNTLSVDFIKYVEAEVSRLEELKSSKMKELVLKKRLELEEICRKTHLVPDSECAIEDAIVAIESGLVDAATILEQIELQIAKVKEEAFSRREILEKVEKWLTACDEECWLEEYNRDENRYNAGKGAHLTLKRAEKARALVNKLPGMVEALASKTVAWEKERGVEFLYDGIRLLSMLEEYTILRQEKEQERRRLRDQKKLQGQLIAEQEALYGSKPSPSKPQSVKKGPRYSTGGASNRRVSLGGAMVPAHKPDSLHSAKATPKTRPSKKSDHLNHRQDDGIPAFSAVRRGLDIAETPVRKHSSTPSAVNGKEPESPLLVRKPFSPISSAVSSKANMTNMLEVEDNGDTSHKMLHRSNDLSHTTTPLKTIPLVDEENRTPKAMPIIPSTPSTLSVPMQTAMTPAPTLAPIPFAITKPVEEIERSFEERRLASLLSKIQMTSS encoded by the exons ATGCCTACTCCAAAAATTGATCCACTTCTTCAAGTGGAAACAACATGTGGAACCCTTCTGTACGAACTTCAG ATAATCTGGGATGAAGTCGGGGAGACTGATGTTGACAGGGATAAAATGCTGCTTGAGCTCGAAAGAGAGTGCCTGGAAGTATATCGAAGAAAGGTGGATCAGGCAAATCGCTGCAGAGCTCAGCTACGACAGACAATTGCTGATTCTGAAGCTGAACTAGCTGCCATCTGCTCCGCAATGGGGGAGAGGCCAGTACATATTAGGCAG TCTGATCAAAACGCTGGAAGCTTGAAGGAGGAGCTCAGCAAGATTCTTCCACAATTggaggaaatgaagaaaaggaaaattgaaagaagaaatcaaTTTGTAGAAGTTCTAGAGCAAATACAAAAGATCACAAATGAAATTTATGGATCCACTGAATCATTTTCTTCCAAAACAATTGTGGATGAAACTGACTTATCCTTAAGGAAGCTTGAAGAATTGCATAGACAGCTCCATGAGCTTCAGACAGAGAAG AGTGATCGTCTGAAGCAGGTTCAAGATTACCTTAGCATGTTGAACGAACTCTGCTCTGTGATGGGAATGGATTTCAAGCAGACAGTTGATGAGATCCATCCCACTTTAAGTGACCCCAAAGGATTTAGGAGTATTAGCAGTAATACTATTGAGCAGTTGGCAACATTGATAAAAAAGTTACGGGAAGTTAAGATACAGAGGATGCAACGg CTACAAGATCTTGCGACTACCATGTTGGAGTTATGGAATCTGATGGATACACCAATTGAAGAGCAACAGATGTTTCAAAATGTTACCTGTAATGTTGCTGCTTCAGAACATGAAATTACTGAACCCAATACTCTCTCCGTAGATTTCATAAAATAC GTTGAGGCAGAAGTTTCACGGTTGGAAGAGTTGAAGTCAAGCAAAATGAAAGAGCTTGTCCTCAAGAAGAGATTAGAGCTAGAGGAGATCTGTAGAAAAACACACCTGGTTCCAGATTCAGAATGTGCAATAGAAGATGCCATTGTAGCTATTGAGTCTG GGTTAGTGGATGCTGCTACCATACTAGAACAAATTGAACTTCAAATTGCGAAGGTCAAAGAGGAAGCTTTTAGCAGGAGAGAAATACTTGAAAAGGTGGAGAAATGGTTGACAGCATGTGATGAGGAGTGCTGGCTTGAGGAATATAACAGG GATGAAAACCGATATAATGCCGGAAAAGGTGCTCATCTTACACTCAAGCGTGCTGAGAAAGCCCGTGCCTTGGTTAATAAACTTCCAG GAATGGTGGAGGCATTAGCTTCAAAGACCGTGGCATGGGAGAAAGAGAGAGGGGTTGAATTTTTGTATGATGGT ATTCGTCTGCTTTCTATGCTTGAAGAGTACACTATCTTGCGACAAGAGAAAGAGCAAGAGCGACGTCGGCTACGG GACCAGAAGAAACTTCAGGGACAGCTGATAGCAGAGCAAGAAGCACTGTATGGGTCAAAACCAAGCCCATCAAAGCCCCAGAGCGTAAAAAAGGGTCCTAGGTATTCAACTGGAGGTGCAAGCAATAGAAGAGTCTCCTTGGGAGGAGCCATGGTTCCAGCTCATAAACCTGATTCTCTTCACTCTGCAAAGGCTACTCCCAAAACACGTCCTAGCAAGAAAAGTGACCATTTAAATCATCGCCAGGACGATGGCATTCCCGCTTTCTCAGCTG TTAGGAGAGGCCTGGACATTGCTGAGACTCCTGTTCGAAAGCACTCTTCCACTCCCAGTGCTGTAAATGGTAAAGAACCAGAGTCACCATTATTAGTTCGTAAGCCATTCTCACCTATCTCTTCAGCAGTATCATCGAAAGCCAATATGACAAACATGTTAGAAGTTGAAGATAATGGTGATACTTCACACAAAATGCTTCATCGAAGTAATGATCTCTCACACACTACTACTCCATTAAAGACAATTCCTTTGGTCGACGAAGAGAATAGGACTCCAAAGGCAATGCCAATAATACCTAGCACACCTTCGACATTATCAGTTCCAATGCAGACAGCCATGACACCGGCACCTACGTTGGCACCTATACCTTTCGCTATTACCAAGCCAGTCGAAGAGATTGAACGGTCGTTTGAGGAAAGAAGGCTTGCTTCTCTGCTTTCTAAGATTCAAATGACGTCATCATGA